From Crateriforma spongiae, a single genomic window includes:
- the recG gene encoding ATP-dependent DNA helicase RecG: MSDASSLTPTTKIQFLAGVGPQRAERLAKLGINTLRDLLFFFPRDYEHPAAEVAIDRLKDGQAASVTGVITDAELSARSPGKSIFGAVVTNETGSVRIVFFNQPFRADTLTFERRVMISGVPTQKGLRMEFVHPKVKVLREDESAGAGEILPVYPLTDGFKQYDMRRYTREVLEQLARETTEVMPEDLRREVVRRLREANIDPGGVDHDGPLPPIDRALWQIHFPTDDRSLIAARTRFVSQELLVMQLALAIRRRSLTTDLNAPVIDASPETHAAILDRFGFTLTDDQRRVVQEIRHDLRRQFPMNRLLQGDVGSGKTAVAFYAMMLAHASSHQSVLMAPTEVLARQHYENLRHIHADNSDHIGLLSGSLGTAQRRDILQRVADGRVTMLVGTQALLYDVKFQSLGVCIIDEQHKFGVRQRTALRGDDMDPHCLVMSATPIPRSIGMTLFGDVDMSTIRQKPPGRTEVHTYLAQDEWTQRWWQFVRQRLDEGRQVYVVAPRVGPATASVPGNESDDDADGSEDIASVETIYAQLRDDVLADYRVGLLHGRMKPDEKNATMEAFADGAIQVLVSTTVIEVGVDVPNATVMTILGANRFGLAQLHQLRGRINRGVHPGHVAVFTDGDVPPDEVERLKIFESTDDGFELAEADFRMRGPGDVLGKQQSGLPPLRVADLARDREILAVVRELAQDMIDGDPEMKDEALSDLRRQVLRRYGDRMELADGA; encoded by the coding sequence ATGAGTGACGCTTCTTCCCTGACACCGACGACCAAGATTCAGTTTCTGGCCGGCGTCGGGCCACAACGTGCCGAGCGTCTGGCGAAGTTGGGCATCAACACGCTGCGTGATTTGCTGTTCTTCTTTCCACGCGACTACGAGCACCCCGCCGCCGAAGTCGCAATTGATCGCCTGAAAGACGGCCAGGCCGCATCGGTCACCGGCGTGATCACCGACGCGGAACTATCCGCGCGCAGTCCGGGCAAATCCATCTTCGGCGCGGTCGTGACCAACGAAACCGGTTCGGTTCGGATCGTTTTCTTTAACCAGCCGTTTCGCGCCGATACGTTGACTTTCGAGCGGCGAGTGATGATCAGTGGCGTGCCGACGCAAAAAGGTCTGCGGATGGAATTCGTCCATCCCAAAGTCAAAGTTTTGCGTGAAGACGAATCCGCCGGGGCCGGTGAAATCTTGCCCGTCTATCCGTTGACCGACGGGTTCAAGCAATACGACATGCGTCGATACACACGCGAAGTCTTGGAACAATTGGCACGCGAAACCACGGAAGTCATGCCAGAAGATCTGCGCCGCGAAGTGGTGCGTCGATTGCGTGAGGCGAACATTGACCCCGGCGGGGTTGACCATGACGGCCCCCTGCCGCCGATCGACCGAGCGTTGTGGCAAATCCACTTTCCGACGGATGATCGGTCACTGATCGCCGCGCGAACGCGATTCGTTTCCCAAGAATTGCTGGTCATGCAATTGGCCCTGGCCATCCGCCGACGCAGTCTGACCACGGACCTGAACGCACCGGTCATCGATGCCAGCCCGGAAACACATGCGGCGATTTTGGATCGGTTCGGATTCACCCTGACCGACGACCAACGCCGGGTCGTTCAAGAAATCCGTCACGATTTGCGACGTCAGTTCCCAATGAACCGTCTGCTGCAGGGAGACGTCGGCAGCGGCAAAACCGCCGTTGCGTTTTACGCCATGATGCTGGCACACGCATCGTCGCACCAAAGCGTCTTGATGGCACCGACGGAAGTCTTAGCACGCCAGCACTATGAAAATCTGCGGCACATCCATGCGGACAACAGCGACCACATCGGTCTTTTGTCGGGATCTCTGGGCACCGCACAGCGACGCGACATTTTACAACGAGTCGCCGACGGGCGTGTCACGATGTTGGTGGGCACGCAAGCGTTGTTGTACGACGTAAAGTTTCAATCGCTTGGGGTTTGCATCATCGATGAACAACACAAGTTCGGTGTCCGACAACGAACCGCGCTGCGGGGCGACGACATGGACCCTCATTGCTTGGTGATGTCAGCCACACCGATCCCTCGTTCGATCGGGATGACATTGTTCGGCGACGTCGACATGAGCACGATTCGTCAAAAGCCGCCGGGTCGTACGGAAGTTCACACCTATTTGGCACAAGACGAATGGACCCAGCGTTGGTGGCAATTTGTTCGGCAACGCTTGGACGAAGGACGCCAAGTCTACGTGGTCGCACCACGTGTTGGTCCCGCAACGGCGTCCGTCCCCGGAAACGAATCCGATGACGATGCGGATGGGTCCGAGGACATTGCGTCGGTCGAAACCATCTATGCCCAGTTGCGTGACGACGTGTTGGCGGATTATCGCGTCGGGCTGTTGCACGGACGGATGAAACCGGACGAGAAGAACGCGACGATGGAAGCGTTCGCCGATGGGGCGATTCAGGTTTTGGTCAGCACCACAGTCATCGAAGTCGGTGTCGATGTGCCCAATGCCACCGTGATGACCATTTTAGGTGCCAACCGATTCGGCCTGGCACAACTGCATCAACTGCGCGGCCGCATCAACCGTGGCGTCCACCCGGGACACGTGGCCGTTTTCACCGACGGGGACGTCCCACCAGACGAAGTCGAACGCTTGAAAATTTTCGAATCCACCGACGACGGATTTGAATTGGCCGAAGCGGATTTCCGAATGCGTGGCCCCGGCGATGTCTTGGGGAAACAGCAAAGCGGGTTGCCACCGCTGCGTGTCGCCGATCTAGCCCGCGACCGCGAAATCTTGGCAGTGGTTCGGGAACTGGCGCAGGACATGATCGACGGGGATCCAGAAATGAAGGACGAAGCATTGTCGGATTTGCGACGCCAGGTGCTGCGACGCTACGGCGACCGAATGGAATTGGCCGACGGAGCCTGA
- a CDS encoding EF-hand domain-containing protein, whose amino-acid sequence MSDPNADHPTDDVQQDPAAAPAGDVEFTDVQAGEPVATTEAATPEPAAEKPKSNVRQYVLLGVLALLLAALGYDYKVARPQVDEAFAKVESKAIEFGRKPDQFLSNDIVQSTVGFAPMDTFMEGSRKVEVYGFQSGLPLRKHKMYVTYKPFEGRDMYLSHQKYVYEEQDIQGNMVAGDDGTLTVIDEYSGEVISSTPGGAVPGAPEEMDGGSGGGGQPPAAGGDDSDYQDMEPAADQGDQPADESTADEEPAVAEARPEPAASGDEEEEGAIIPGSAEWVRFEALIAKYDTDGDGLLAGDELTEDMKSQLDKVDIDNNDALDIEEIIIFARAKAAAKATADEGN is encoded by the coding sequence ATGTCTGACCCCAACGCTGATCACCCCACCGACGACGTCCAACAAGATCCCGCCGCCGCCCCCGCCGGTGATGTCGAATTCACCGATGTGCAGGCCGGCGAACCCGTTGCCACCACCGAAGCGGCGACGCCGGAACCGGCCGCCGAAAAGCCGAAATCCAACGTTCGCCAGTACGTTCTTCTGGGCGTGTTGGCTCTGTTGTTGGCCGCACTGGGGTACGACTACAAAGTCGCTCGCCCGCAAGTGGACGAGGCCTTTGCAAAGGTGGAATCCAAGGCAATCGAATTCGGCCGCAAACCGGATCAGTTCCTGAGCAATGACATTGTCCAGAGCACGGTGGGTTTTGCGCCCATGGACACGTTCATGGAAGGCAGCCGCAAAGTCGAAGTCTACGGTTTTCAGTCCGGACTGCCGCTTCGCAAACACAAGATGTACGTGACCTACAAACCGTTTGAAGGTCGCGACATGTACCTGAGTCACCAAAAGTACGTTTACGAAGAACAAGACATCCAAGGCAACATGGTCGCCGGCGATGATGGAACGTTGACGGTCATTGACGAGTATTCCGGCGAAGTCATTTCCAGCACTCCCGGCGGCGCCGTCCCCGGTGCCCCGGAGGAGATGGACGGCGGCAGTGGCGGTGGCGGACAGCCGCCCGCAGCAGGCGGTGACGATAGCGATTACCAAGACATGGAACCGGCCGCCGACCAAGGCGATCAACCCGCCGACGAATCAACTGCCGATGAAGAACCGGCCGTCGCCGAAGCCCGCCCGGAACCCGCCGCATCAGGCGATGAAGAGGAAGAAGGGGCCATCATTCCCGGATCCGCAGAATGGGTCCGCTTCGAAGCATTAATTGCCAAATACGACACCGACGGCGACGGCCTGCTTGCCGGCGACGAGTTGACCGAAGACATGAAGTCACAGCTGGACAAGGTCGACATCGATAACAACGATGCCTTGGACATCGAAGAAATCATCATCTTCGCTCGTGCGAAAGCCGCAGCCAAAGCGACGGCTGACGAAGGCAACTGA
- a CDS encoding toprim domain-containing protein yields MTFPTQQTRLHPCVAGPTAGRPDGPPNELLIVEGQSASKSVLALRDATFQAVLPMQGKPLNAAKASAKAVRSNPLYCSLAEAIGAGWGNDFQVERVRFQRIVLLFDPDADGIHCGVLVTLFFDRWMPGLVESGRVVVARVPLFEITAGDTNDVRYALDEMDLADQLESLRQSGHHPRHRRFRGLAGLPTNVLRRTGVVPETRICQRIGPRDVVAMKSIFLAGQSR; encoded by the coding sequence ATGACGTTTCCCACCCAGCAAACGCGTCTGCACCCGTGCGTGGCTGGACCGACGGCGGGTCGTCCGGACGGGCCGCCGAACGAATTACTGATCGTGGAAGGTCAGAGCGCGTCCAAGTCAGTCCTGGCCCTTCGCGATGCCACCTTCCAAGCGGTGTTGCCGATGCAGGGCAAGCCGCTGAACGCCGCCAAGGCATCGGCCAAGGCGGTGCGTTCCAATCCACTGTATTGCAGTTTGGCTGAGGCGATTGGTGCCGGCTGGGGAAACGATTTTCAAGTCGAACGGGTCCGTTTCCAGCGAATCGTGTTGCTGTTCGATCCCGATGCCGATGGCATTCACTGTGGCGTCCTGGTGACGCTGTTCTTTGACCGCTGGATGCCCGGCTTGGTCGAATCCGGACGGGTCGTTGTGGCCCGCGTGCCGCTGTTTGAAATCACTGCCGGGGACACGAACGACGTCCGCTATGCCCTGGATGAAATGGATTTGGCCGATCAACTGGAAAGCCTGCGACAATCGGGGCACCATCCACGCCACCGACGCTTTCGTGGCCTGGCAGGGTTGCCCACCAATGTTCTGCGGCGGACCGGTGTGGTCCCGGAAACTCGGATCTGCCAACGGATCGGCCCGCGCGATGTCGTCGCAATGAAGTCAATCTTTCTGGCGGGGCAATCCCGCTGA